GCATCCATCTTATTGCTTGGAAAAGAACCAGCACTTATGTgatgaattgattttgaacaaaaaaatgtgagtTGGATAACCAGCCGCTCAGTCAGACAGATGGATAGGAAAGCGGGGGGGACAAAAGGGGATTCAGACATCTGGGGGAGTAGACAGACGGCTGAATAGGACTGACAGTTGGATTCATCGATAAATAACTTAAAGGGTCAGGTAGAGTTTTTCATAAAAGTATTTcaccaaattaaaaatactttttttaccTACCGTTTCTTCCTTCGCATTTGGTGCCCACGTATTCAGGTCGGCAAAGTTATTTATAAcctttgaataaaggggtaagtttctaaagaaactgtggtgctgcgtcggtgggagagtatagcagctaatttagtgttaacaactgaattgaaaacgtaaattagccaccgtaaagggtaaaaaagctgacggaaaaggtatggagttcttcCATCATCCATCACaagtcaagaactccatacctttctcaaagtttctcagacttcgttGTTTATGTAGTAACGACTCTGATTTTttcgaaaaatcagaggcaatatGCCAGTTTCTCGATAAACGTGGCCATCCTGtctctgtcgttcaagcgggccaccaccgtgcccaacaaattaatcgacagtcagcactacaaacggctgagaaggataACACTGACCAAATTCCGGGTAATAAACGACAATGGAACTTAACTTAACAGTGTAATTCGTGCATGTTATTGAAAGAACAGAGTTGGGAATGTAGGATTTTTCAATTGGCGTAATTCGTAGTTGTCgaagttgtttgtgttttgcaTCTCATATCCAACTTTCTGAGTAGGATACGCTTAAAAATCTTCGTTAAATACcctttaattttacaaaatgagTTCCAATCATGGGTGGATGTTGAACGTGGCTATTAACCTTACTTAGTTTATTTTGGAACTTCTATTCCTTCTGTATATGTATCAGCGAAGAGAATGAAAGTGATATATGAAATAAGATTGCACTCATAAATGAATCGAAAGACGGAAAATGATTGACAGTTTTCCAATCACCTTTGACCGGCGTTAAGCAAGTCAACTCAAGATTACGGTCTTCTATTTCTACCCCCACGTATGCCACAAGTTTTAAGTCGATCACCAGCTCCCATGCCCCAGCAGTGGACTAAGCAGCCCAAACCGACCTATTGTTATGAAGGAAAGCATGTTATGAAAGTGCATTAAACAAAGCTTTCAGCAGCTGTCAGTTTTATGTGGACATTAACGCAGATGACCCAAATAATTGTTTTCCGATTTGCTCAATGAAAAGGAATAAGGTCTCTTAGGAATATTATTCCGTATTCTTAGGATTAACAGGCACTTAAAGGTTCAAGTTCCATTGGACTTTTTGAACCaagtacttttaaaatttaaaagatcaaAAAATGCATCCagcacatttttcattcattcctaCCAAAAGATAAACACCTCGCAAAACTTTTCGCGTTCGAATGTTTGATGTGTAATTATTTTGCTATCAACTTTGGcaataataaacatgaaattaGCAGAAAAGTCATGAACCTGTTTCAATTATTCTgtaatttgtcagtttttggaGTTAAAAAGACGCACGTgatgttattttcatcaaacCTTGCTCCTAAATCGTTTGAAAGAGTTGATAGTTAGCTTTAATTGAAAAGCTCTTTAGCGGCAGACTATCTCCAGGCAGTAAGTGTCCttaaactgatgaaaaatgtttttattccttGGAAACTGATGGCCGACTTTTGCACGATGAGTCAATAACAGACGCATCCTCCCTCGGTGTAAACATATTTAAGAAGGCCGCATAACCTGTTCTCCTTTGCCTTTATCATccttctttagaaaaaaaaagactttatcAAGGATTTACTCATTTGCAGTTTAATTTTTCGAAGCATTTAAAATGCTTAACCGATCGTcgactaaaaggaaaaagaaagtaccCGTGTACTTTTAGCCCCGAAGATTCGACGACGACGTAACCAAAAGGTACATGAATTAGGAAATCAGGAAATCTGGTCTGCTTTCCTTACTTAGAGCGCGTGGCAATGGAATATAACGCCTATATCTGTTGTGCTTAAATTTTCATCTGTGATTCAAGATTTTGATCGTTAGCCCTGTATATACTTGGCCGAGTGAGCTGTACCTTTACAAAACACTCCTTTCACCCAATTTAATTCGTGAGCTATGAAAAGTGCTTCATAGGATTCCCACGTGGTTTCATTAATAAAATCGACCACTTACATTTTTTCGTGGAAAATTTGCTCGAAGCccttaaaaaaacattcaaagcaAAAGTCAACCAGAAAAAGGCATTTTTTAAATCCATGTGGCGTTATGTTCTATAATATAGTAAACGGGCCATCAAAACTGCTCTGTAATCTACTACCAtacctgaaaacaaagaaaaacgattCGATTACAACATATGCTAAGCGGTGAACGACAACAGTGCACTATCTGAAATTGATATGTGATAGACGTTGTGCTACCatgtcattcatttattttttaaatgtttgagttATTAATCTGGATAGGAAAGGATTTTGAATAACGGAAAGTGAATGAAATATCGTGCAGTCACCCACCCATTATGTTCGTTGAGGACAGCGTGGATTCAAGACCTTTCGTCCATCAGTTCGCCAAAAAGGTTTTTGTCGAATTGGTACTCTTATTTCTTTAGTGGGCTCGAAATCTAACCATCTTTCCTATTCTATTTGTTACCAAGTGGGTATTTTCCAAATAAGTCAAAAGGCTTATGCATAAGGTGTTTTATTGAGAAGAAACCCAACTTCCTTTTATTAGAGGGGGGACGTctctaaagaaattttggtgCTGCGTGGATGGGAGAGTATcccagggtaatttagttttagcaactgagttaATACCGTAGATTGGaatccgtaaagagttttaaagctgacgtttagagcgttcgcccttcgtctGAGCGAGTAACTACGTACTAACGCTCGATTCTTCAGCTTTAGACTCtgtacggtggctaatttaggttatcaacccagttgataatacttgattttaccttattacctcCCTTACTTTCCGTTGGGCATAATTTGGTTCTGgatatgaaaatcattatgAAGTCCATGGAAAACCTTCGAGTACGACGGGAATGACAAAGTATTCTAGGAAATCGGAGTAGGTTTTGTTTTCCAGCGAGTGTTGAGAGCAGCAAAttgaactttaaaattcaaaaagggCGAATGCTCGCAGGACTAATACCAGTTTGAGATATCTTACATAAGAAAATAGAGgcagaatttgaatttgaactCACCAGTTTCATTCTCAAATATCCCATGAACCAGGAGGCCAACCATTGTAGGAAGGGTGCACGGCGAAAATTACTGGTATATGtgcaattttctttatttcatctccATATTCTTAGGGTGCATATCGTAAAGTCGCACAGGTCATTCCTATGAATTCTCGATTCCAAGCGAGGCCTTTACCAGGACAAGCATTCTTTTACTTCGTTCTTGAATCGAAGAGAGGAACGTCACTAAAGTTAGAGTATTTTTTCCTGATGTCATAAGTACATGTataataaatgataataaatgataatagtaaatatatttatacatcGCCAAACCACTAATTGTCCATGGTACTTTACGTTAAGATcataaaaaagctaaaaaaaagggggaaagagaaaaaaatatatatatttatatatgggaataaacaaattgaaaaaattctgagtaattaaacatatttatcacctaataaaactaaaaggagTTAGaagcttgtttaaaaagatacgttttaaaatgtcttttagaAATGTCAATTGAAGAAGGTActttagctgctttattttagCACTAATTAATCTGTAGaattgtaatcggacagtgcAATCGGACAGTCAACTGTAATTGGACACCTTtaatcggacagttaaagcAGCTAATCACATTAAGTCCACTCCTCTAAATCCCCCAAACACAGAGTTGATTATAATAACCGTAGCAACAACCATTTACTCTACTAAACAGTGTCTCTAACAAAGATATTTTCTCaagtaaatgtacatgtatttgtgtTTTTGCTAACTCTGTGGGATTTTGTGAAAAGATCAGCTTCCCATCAAATAATTGACTAAAGGGAAAATTGATCAACGAACCTGTTTCTGTCAGAAATTTGTCTGGATAAACTCAAAAGGAgagatcattaaaaaaaattgagattgtTGCCCAATTAAACctagataataataatacatttaAAAGGTGTCGGAAGGCCGTTGATGTCTCACTAAAGGAGAGAGATATCTCAACAAATCAACCTCTCACTTCCTAAAGTTCGGAAACCCCTCCGGAGATTATTGATTATTCATCCGATGGTAAGTGATAAGTCATTGCTTCATGTAACCTTACACTGATTACATGTAGATAATTTGAATAGCAGGCGATAAGAGGATTTGGCCCTTGGGAAAGTCAATGCACATTTTTCTAAAGTGCAACAAAGACGCGTAACCCTCGGAGTACTTAGACGTGCTATTTGTCTTAGGCTCACTGTCAGTGTTAAATAAAGCAACCAGAGTAAAAGGTCACACCATATGACTATGTTACCGCTCACATACTCACAAATAACCTGAAAAGGTTATTAAATTAGGTTTTGACTGGTCTTCATTTCGGAGCTCTTTTTGTTGGAATGGCTTTGAAAGAACTACTAGCGTAGACATCATTCAGATTTTACCCATTTCACTCAACACGCTTTCCTATAAGATTGACCTGCTAAGGTATGATTAAATCAAAATAAGGAATACTAAACTCCTACAACTtaaactactttattaaacaacatATAATGATTCTTTCTCAGGAGCTACTCGTATAGGCAATACAATAATTgtcctttaaaaacttacttaagcccactacagACTAAAACTTAGCTCTCTACTGAGAGAGAATCTTCACAAAATACACAATCTTTTAAGTATATCACAGCACTGAGTACTGAGCTACCTTTTGTAGAGCTTCCTAGATATTCGGTCTTTTCTAACTAAAGAAATTATTACTCCTAGCTGACCGAGTCCTAATATACCGTCATAACGTACTTCAAAACATTCCAGAATTcgaagcttacaacacaactgtTGTGGTAAAAGTAGATCGTAACCACATAACCCATTATAATGTTTTAGTTTTCCGTGATATGTCACCAGAAAGTTTGAGTATCGATGTTATAGTGACtaaaaattctagaaatcaTTCACTTCTCTATCCAAAACACACCGAACACGATTTAAAAATCCTTATAAATCATGATGCTAATGAAAGCACGACTGAACATAGTAAACAACTTGCTTATAATCACGGACCGCCGTGACCCATCATGGAAGGCTTTCAGACAGAATAACAACTTCATGTACAGAAGGCGTGGGTATTAAAAGCTGCTTTAGTTTCTAACGACCTGAGTAAACATCAAGAGTTGAAAACGTTTAGTAATAAGCAAAATACAGTGCTTAAAGTTTCGTTTAAAACTTACTGAAGATGTTTGATTGGAACAGATAGAGATGATGATAAGATTATTTGGAAGCTCATTAATGCCCATAGTTGTTGACATTAGCTAAGGGTGGGGGGGAGTCTCTTCTAATGCTCGGATAAACTATTATTCAgtcgactctgatgatgatttctGCTGAGGTTATAGAAACGTCAATCAGTAACGCTGACAACCTTCAGTCACATCGTCTCAGGAATACTCTTACTTGGAAGATCAAACTATGCGGTCCAAAGGTACTCTTCTGTTCAAACTATTCACTGTTTAACACTAATCATAAAAAGTGGATCATGTGAAATTCTTAAAGTCCCTGTTATACATCAATGTACATGAGCCCATAATTAAATCGATTTGTGAATCCTTTCGTTGAGCAGAATGACTTGCTTATAGCATTCAGTCTGTGCCACAGTAGCGCAGAGGACAAGCAGGTACCTTTTGtagtttgtaaataaagtaggaTCCGCAGTCTTTCACTTTTATGTCCTTTGATTTCTTGCAACAATCTCCACCTCTGGTAAAGCAGACCTTGGAGAGAACCTCACCATCTGCCAATGTGGGGTGACCACCTTTTAGCCAGCCTGAGAAGACCGCACCACATCTATTATCCGGTACGCACtgtgttggcatttttgttcctgcatctCCCACGAAACGATACCATTCCCCGAATATTAAGGAATCGTAGTCACATTTTTCTCCACCGTAGGGTGTGATGTAAGTGCTCTGTCTATCAGCATCGCTCAGGTTTCTGTAATTATAGCACGGATCggctaaaaagttgaatttcggTTAATGCGATGTTTTTTATATTTCGTTATAAGAAAGCTTAAGGAAAAAGCTATTGTATAAACTGCGATGGTTTAAAACGATTTCCTGCCCTGAGAAGAGCCGGGAAATCCTTGTTAAACAGGCGTATGATGTTACGATAATTCTTTACATGTGTTTgatatcaccaatcagctgTGTCAGGTtaatgaatgaatggcaaagcgttGACCGTTCTCAATCCAGGGTCGCATGTCGAGattttctcgaattatggctgctaaaaaaaaaacaaagaaaaattcgtaTTTCTAGCAGACAATGTCACTCAAAATTTCCTAGAAAGGGAAGTgaaacaaaatacgaaaagaaaaacctaaagTTAGTTCTTTGACCGGGGTAATGGTATTAGCTGGTATTTCTCGTGGCTAAGAACGAAAATCggcaactggaagatttgccgcAGGCCGATTTCGGCCgtgtacatgaaaatatttcttttgtcggtaaggaaaaagtcaataactgagaattttgtgaaaagaaagctACCCCCATTGTCTGTTTCTGTAATGGTTCAACGTattccatcttgagccttatCGCCGATGCGCTTTACGACTTTTTTTTGACGGATTGTGAAAcctataatttcattttttaaaaagtcgacttttcttcccagtaaagGCCTATAgtgtttacatgataaacaaaataatacatggtcgCTTGCAGATATGAAACTTCTCTTCTCGTGTTTTTCTCGttaccaagagattataacagtttatattctcttgctcGATACCTTACTCGTTCACTGCTCTCGCTCACGAGATAACTAGTTGAACattcgaagagaaattctatatcAAAGCGCACCCaagtattattctctatttattgaATGAGTACAAAATAGCCGAGTTTGTCATACAGCCTCAATACAAAATCCCTTAAAAGTTACCATATTCAAAGAATTTCAATGCGTGACTGTGTCGCGATCGCTCAGTGATCGCTTTTCATTCAGCCCTGCAATCATCGACTGCTGACCAAAAAAAAGGTTGTTGATGAATTTAAAGCCATCAAACTTTTTAATAAGTGCTCCCGCAAAAATTGCCCAGGGCTAGAATTATTTAACtgtgaaaaagttttctgtATTGTAGTAGAAATAAAGTGAGGTAACTAGTTTTTCTAAAATTCGATCTGCGCAGATATGCCTGGAAAACTTTGTTGGAGCCGATTACTGCTTAAGCAatagaaaaccttttttccatgtttacatactCTCGCCTAAACACGagaggaggttgggagaatttCAGAAAGTTATGCGAACCCGATACGCAGTCaagggtttgcataactttcaagaaatttcccaGCCTCGAGTGTTTAATTGAGAAAATATAAACACGGGAAAAAATGCCCTATATATTATAAGCAAAGTTTTTCAATAACGTTACAAAGGGAGGTAAAGGTCCGAGAACACGGTATTGCTTTTCAATAAATGGACCATgctttagctcttgaacgagcGGGGTGACCTctatttttcattgcataatttttttgtacaaatcTTCCCCTTTAACttggagaaattaagaaaattgtcgaaggcaaaaaaaaaagaagacatagCTAAAAACGTGCACAAAGCCCGttacttgatgatgaaaattattacCTTGAAAACAACGACgtgaggaacgttttgagtgataataattactaatatatataaataatttccaCAAATTACATATCAAATTTTCCACACGCTCGAGACTTTGTACcttttaggttttttcttttaatttttacttcgAAAACCCTTGATTCCAGCTACCAAAAAATATACCTTGAAATGACGCGCGAGAAAAAGTGCTAGTAGAGGCATAAATGAGGTAAGTGTTGCCCgtcatttctctcaaacaagCAAGGTGACCTGCCTTTCTTATTGCATTTTTCGAAACAGCCATTGGTAGGAAACATTCAAAGGCAGACTAATAAAATTGttagatgactttttttttctgaggaattaCCTTATTAGGTCAGAGTGAGAAAATCGTAATTGCGGTCAACATcgattttaaccaattagactattttgtttaattgaggCATCATCAATATAATTACATTTGCGGAACATTTATGCATCatcaagaataaattattttctctcctggTGAACAAAAACAATGCCTTCAAGTCCAAAaatatgatgtaaaaaaaaaaaaattatctttctttatcCCCGATGTTTTGTCGATGGCGTTTCCAAGCAAACCATCGCCCAGAATTCAGCGACATATCCGGGACTTTCATTGAGACGctggcgctaaatttaaaagctaattagaaaatgattgtcaaacaataaaggaaaagggcTGAAAATGTCGAGGAAGGCTTACGTTCTCTTCGTTTACggataaactacttttcaaatgctacttttaccatatggcttttaaagaagaaagttcaaTTGAACAGTCTATCATTCTCACTTTGTTCTTGCGCTTTCAGAAGAGGTCGcaaatttgccttgaaaattgacAATGTTAGCATCCTGCTTGTATGAGAAGTCGATCTCGGCGCACTTTCAGGCGTAATTTATCTTCACTCAATTGCTAGGTTTATCTTTTACCATACGGTTACTTTTATTTGACATTCTAGAAAGCGTCATAGAAATTTTCAAGGGATTCCAAACTTTGGAAGTAGTCGCAAAACGCgaatttcgaaaacgtttgCTCAGCATCGTAGTGTTCCATCCAAATGTGTCCTTTGGAGACCCCCACGAGAATACAAGTGACCTATTTTAAACTTCCCGCGAGAATATCAAGGTATGCTAAGCTCCGCCTCCGCAAACAATCGCGCACACGCCGCCTAATTAGTATTGAAATTGAGGCGGTAACTAGACAAtgcttaaaaaactgtaaaagcttttaagatatGATCGCTGCGATCGCTGCAAAAATATTCAGCAATCGTTACTATCATAAAGGTACTAAAAACTAACGTGATTTGTTACATGGCCAAACAAAGATAACCATTCACTCAACATTATTTGCAGCGAGTTCAGCCAGTACCAtctctaaaaaatatataaggcATGGATTAAAAGAGACTAACCTTTACAAGTCAGACCATCCCCAATGTATTTAGGATTACAGGCGCAACTGTAGGAGCCCTGGGTATTACTGCAAGACGCGTTCTTATCGCACATGTTCATTTGTGAGCACTCGTCAATGTCTGATGGGGATCAAGTGCACCACGTCACAACCCAGAGTTAGatgttatgatgaaaaatgttttggcgaATCAAGATATAATGAATACCTTTCCAAAACTGCAAATCTAGTCTCAAAGGATGTgggacaaaacaaaacaaaacaatccacAATTTTTAATGAGGGATGAATTTTAGGATAAATGTTTGATTACACCCAGTCTTATAATTTGAGCTTAAAAGACGTTTCAGATTACCTCCCACTTTGAGTAGCTGGGATTGTACGTATAGAAAGAGCAGCAATGAAGGTTGCCTCTCTTCCGTCATAAAGGGCTTTTCTGGACATTGAAGGGAAGTTATCAAAATTACTTGAGCAAGTTTGTCCATCTCCAGTGTATCCAGTGTGGCATgtacatacatgtgatccaattGTGTTGGTACAGTTAGCATTCACATAACAAGAACGATTTCTTGCccattcgtcaatatctgagaaatCACAGGCTTTCAATCACGATTCTTAGAGCATGATACGTGTATAAACCTCCTTATTTTGAATATTGAGAGCATTTCATCCTCTTGCTTTCAATTGGGattaaagattttcattttctaccaTTGGTCAAAAATATTAAGGCAAGGGTAActactttatcaaaataaacaaaaaaacaaagaaggaacgtacaaattaaacaaacaattaaaaatacaaacacaaacaaacaagtaaggTCATAACGTGTCAATTACAATCTAAAGGCCTTTACCTGTGCAGTTCCGTCCATCTCCGTTAAATCCAAATAAACAGGTGCACACAAAGGATCCATTTGTGTTTTGACAAGTAGCGTTCAGGTGACAATCGTGAgaatttttttggcattcatcaatatctaaaaaaatggtgaagaaaagaaaaattatacaaCGTTAGTGGTTACACGAGTGAGATATACGACTACGACTTTTTTTCGCGGATTGTGAAACCTATTATATCATTCTTTTCAAAAAGTCGCCTTATATTCTCAGTGAAGGCCTATTGTGTTCGTATAGCTAATCACATcaccgcttttaggcttggctaaatctatatattattctCTTACTTGATACCTCACTAGTTTGCTGCTCTCACTCATGAGGTAGccagttgaacactcgaagagaaattccaagTCAGCGGGAACCCGGGTATTATTCACTATATATTAAATGAGGACAAAATGACCGAATTTCTTAGTAATAAATTGTCTAATTATCTTGCAACGCGGCTGAGTGGTGCAGCACTGTAGTCGAACGTGTCATGCAGGACTGCTCTACATATTGTAGCGAAGAGATTAAATTCACCTGTGcagttttgtccatttccagtatatccagcgTGACATtgacatacatgtgatccaagggTGTTCGTGCATGTAGCATTCTCGTGACAAGAGTGacttcctttacactcgtcaatatctgtaaaatcataagcattaaaaaaattaattgagaaaaatttgccgCGCATAAGCTTGGGAACCTTAGTCTTTCTGTCTTGTGGTTCTAGAGACAGGCCCTTCATGTTACCACTCACCAGACTTTTTCTCGGTTCCCCCAATTTCAACTACGTTGTTCTGTCCTGTAAGCCCTTCCATCAAGTCTCCCTTTGCCAGTTGAGATTTTTGAATGTTTATTGAATACAAATGTGTCATTATCACCATTTTCTCTAGGCCCACATTCGTCTCCTTTTTATACAAGGATTGATTGTGTTGGTAAAATATGATAGTGCTTTTCCTTCTGTTGGGAATGGTTACAAAAGAAATGCATCAAGTACCTGTGTAGTCCCGTCCaaattattccatttctgaagTTTAAGGATACGTTTCTCAAAATGCGGCATTTTCGCCTTTGAGAAGAGATAACTCAAGAGGGATTTGAGCTATTGACCTGAAATTTTAAGGTTAGCTGGGTCTCACTGAGTTAGTTGTGATGAATGAAGGAATTTGTCATAAGTGTTtagaaaaaaggttattttaagaaatgCTTCCTAATTTTGATTGCGCAACTTTAGATGGCTGTTGAGGCttcacattttgaaattttgcaaagtCCTTCATTCATCCCAGTAAGCAGTCTGTTTACTTgaga
The sequence above is a segment of the Pocillopora verrucosa isolate sample1 chromosome 5, ASM3666991v2, whole genome shotgun sequence genome. Coding sequences within it:
- the LOC131799832 gene encoding uromodulin-like produces the protein MEFISFFMFIAWNALLTNFTFGKERDRTMLFPDYFFFAKRRLMNHKIETKYVKDLDHCELFCYMNDNCVSANFKKEPETRGIGYICELNNATHLENDTDLITNADFYYRGSKNACGKSPLCQNNATCQSGFTIKGYRCSCSPGFEGEHCEKDIDECQKNSHDCHLNATCQNTNGSFVCTCLFGFNGDGRNCTDIDECSQMNMCDKNASCSNTQGSYSCACNPKYIGDGLTCKADPCYNYRNLSDADRQSTYITPYGGEKCDYDSLIFGEWYRFVGDAGTKMPTQCVPDNRCGAVFSGWLKGGHPTLADGEVLSKVCFTRGGDCCKKSKDIKVKDCGSYFIYKLQKVPACPLRYCGTD